A segment of the Piliocolobus tephrosceles isolate RC106 unplaced genomic scaffold, ASM277652v3 unscaffolded_40769, whole genome shotgun sequence genome:
TAGGAAAGAATCCAGCCCAATTGTCTTATAGAATGTGAACTCTAAGCTCGTCACCAAAGATAACAAAATAAACCACAGTCTCAATTTGTCAGATTGTTTCTTTATGGTGTTAACTTATTCTCCTGTCCCATGTGTTTCCAAACTGTAAATGAGGTCCAGAAGtttgattagattcaggttacaCAAGGAACTATTCTTCATTGCCTGCAGGGATAACTACCATCTTTACGGTACCTGTTCCCATGGTGATAAGTTCTTACTGCTTCCTTTGACAGATGTTAATGTTCGCGTGTCAAGTCTCACACTCTTGGGAGCTATAGTGTCCACCCACGCACCTTTACCTGAAGTCCAGCTACTTCTGCAACAGCCATGTTCTTCTGGACTCGGTAATAGCAATTCAGCAACCCCTCACCTCAGCCCTCCGGATTGGTGGAAGAAAGCCCctgcaggaccctctctggaagaAACGTCAGTTAGCTCACCTAAGGGGTCTTCAGAGCCCTGCTGGCTCATTCCACTCTGCATTTCCATTGTCGTACTGCCCAAGGAGGATTCCTGTTCGGGTAGCGATGCTGGCTCTGCAGCAGGAAGTGCCTATGAACCATCCCCCATGCGACTGGAGGCCTTACAGGTAGGAGGTTTCATTTCCTTATCTCTGAAATGGAAGTAACCATTCTTCCTTCAGTGTGACTGTGAGGAGCGAGCAGGTAAAACCAAGCCATGTGTCAACTGTGTTTGTGGGAGTCGTATTTTAGGTATGGGTGGTctattgttcttgttgttttgttttggggaggTGTTCCTTGGTTGCAAAATAGCagattcattcctttttgttctttgattGCAAATTATTTTAGTCACTACAGGTATTATATGACAGGTGGATATAATAGATGGTAAAATAATTCTGAGTGAAATTGTacagttaatttttcatttttgcaacttaaatgtttaattttttataagctTCTCCTCGGTCTTGTACCTGCTTAGAGTAACAAAATAATTGTtccttcaaagaaagaaaacaatcctaGATAAAAGAGTTTACTTTTTGTATACAAATATGATCTGAGACTAGGCCTGGTCCTGGGGTCTGCTGCTGATTAACTGGACAACATGAAACATGTCCTTTAACCTTGTCAGGCttagtttctttagctgtaaaaTTCAGTTAATACCTAATGTAAAGAATAGTTCCAAGACTTAAATGAGATTACATTAATAGAAAAGCAATCATATACTAAAAAAGCACCATAAGACTATGATACAGTTAATTGATGTCAGTCATGAAATAAAGATCATGGTTCTTAATTTCATTTGACAGATTTCAGGCCCTGTTAAACATAAGCGATTTCTGAAATATTATAACACTTTTCTGGATATTGCAGCCTTGCACTCAGGTCTCAGAGGGTTAATTCCATGCTCTCTCTGCAGGTATTGGCTCTTCTGGCAAGGGGCTACTTTTCAATGACTCAAGCCTACTTGATGGAGCTTGGAGAGGTGATTTGCAAGTGCATGGGGGAAGCAGATCCATCCATTCAGCTTCATGGAGCAAAGGTAATTTTCATCAAAACCACAACGCTTTTTCCTTCTTGTCACTTTATATCCCTCCTTTTCTTCACTTTATATTCTTCTGCCATGTGTCCTTCAATTCTGAGATTTCTTAAAGAGATTTCAGGTGAGGAAGACTATACATTCTTCTGTTTTCAGCTCTTACATGTAAACCCCAAGAATTGATTCGGTAACAAATGAATAAGATATAGCTGTTGATTTCAGTCCTTGAAAGAATGCCTCTGTTAAGAGTGactgaaaaaaggaagaaaattagttGCAAATTATGTTTCCCCTTGATTTGAGGTGATCTCCAAACTAAAGTGAAGTTGTTTGTTAGTCCTAATACTCTGCTTTGGTAATTCCTTTTTCTTGGCAGCTTCTGGAAGAACTGGGCACAGGCTTAATACAGCAATATAAACCGGATTCTACTGTAGCACCTGATCAGAGAGTACCAGTCTTGTTGGTAAATAAATGTCAAttcatagttttcttttattagtgCTTCGGTTGCAGCTTTATTTTGAAGCTCAGTGATAAGTGGAGTAGATGATATGGTTTCTTCCAGTGTcaaaaattgtgttttataatccaggaaaacatgaaacTAGTATAAGTgggttttattttccatttcagtttaTTTGCAATTTAGTATGTGGTAGGCTTATGTATAACATATAACTAGCAATAGTAAAACTAATATTTCTCTTGCATAAAACCTAGTCTGGTTACTCAGCCTGCCCAAGAGACAAAGAGCCAGGAATTTTGTATCCAAAACCATGGGATCAAATTTAGGGCACatgattgtattagtccattttatgttgctataaaggaatacctgaggctgggcaatttataaagcaaagacatttatctggctcacagttctgcaggttataCTAAAAGTATGATGCCAGCATCTACCTCTGATGAAGCCCCAGGAAGCTTTTAAtcctggtggaaggcaaaggtggAGCAGGCATGTCATATGGCAAGAGAGTAATAAGCAAGAGGGAGAtgtcaggctcttttaaacaaccagctgtcatagagtgagagctcactcattaccacaaggacagcaccaagccattcaagagggatccgcccccatgacccaaacacttcctatTAGAGCcacctccagtgttggaggtcacatttcagcatgaggtttggaggaggcacacatccaaaccatatcattctgcccctggcccccgCAAATCTCATGTTCCTCGCATTGCAAAATACAGTCATCTCTTCCCAatagttccccaaagtcttaactctttccagcatcaactcaaaagtccaaagtctcagcTGTGactcaaggcaagttccttccacctatgagcctgtaagatCAAAAACAAGTTACTGATTTTTAAGATGCAGTggtgtacaggcattgggtagacattcccattccaacaGGGAgaaaatcagccaaaagaaaggggcaacAAGCCCCACACAAATCCGAAACCCAGCAGGACAgacattaaaccttaaagctccacaatagtcctttgactccatgtcccgcATCCAGTGCACACTGGTGCAAGGGGTGGGCCTCCAAGTCTTCTGGCAGCCTTGCCCTTGTGGCTTTGCTGGGTGTAGGCCGTGTCCCATTCCCagagttccactaggcagtgctcagTTGGAGACTCTGtttgggggctccaaccccatatcTCTCTttggcactgccctagtagaagCGCTCAGTGGGGGCTCTGTCCCTGTGGCAGGCTTCTGCGTGGGCACCCAGGCTTAGGgaatcctctgaaatctaggtagaagcTCCCAAGCCTTCTTCACATTTGCATTCTGTGcatctgcaggcttaacaccacatggaaaccGCTAAGGCTTACAGCTTGTACGCACTAAGCAGAAAACCAAGCAGTATCTGGGGCCCTTTGAGCCAAGGCTGGGGATGCTGGGAGCAGTGTCTCAAGGCTGTGCagagcagtggggccctgggcctggcccccaAAACCACTTTCCTCCGAGACCTCTGGGTGTGTGATGATAGGGCTTGCCTCAAAGATTTCTAAAATGCCCTCAAGGCTGTTTTCCAGTAGTCTTGGCTATTAGCACCTGGCTCCCTTTTAGTCATGCTAATCTGTCTAGCAAGTAGTTGCTCCGAGCTTGGATTCCTTCTCCAGTATAGGGCCAGAGTgcaaattttccacatttttatgcTCTGCTAACCTTTTAATGGTAAGTTCCAACTCTAAGTCATTCCTTTGCTCCTACATCCGACTATAGGTTGTGAGAAGCTGCCACATCACCTGTTGAATGATGCTTagaatttctttcaccagataccctaagtcattaCTCTTAATTTCAACCTTATGCAAATCCCTAGGACATGGGCATAATGCAGCCAAGTTGTTTGCTAAGGTGTAACAAAGGTGACCTTTCCTCCCGTTCTCCaagcttttttatttctatctgaggcctcctcagcctggCTTTCACTCTCCGTATTTCTATCAGCgctttggtcacaaccatttaatcAGTCTCTgagaagttctaaactttcctttgtcttcctatcttctgagccttccaaactcttTCAACCTCTGCCCAGTACCAAGTTCcaaaagttgcttccacatttttaggtatctttataCCAACACCCCATTCCTTGTtagcaattttctgtattagtctcttTTCTGCTGTGTAaagaaataccttagactggacaatttatttttcagagaggtttgtctggctcacagttctgcaggctatacaagaagcatggcgccagcatctacttctggtgaggcctcCAGAAGCTTCCAGTCacagtggaaggcaaaaggggagcaggcatgtcacatggcgagagaggaggcaagagagagatgccaggctctttgaAACAATTAGCTCTCGTTTGAATATCAGAGtaagaactcacttattaccacAAGGATAGCACTGAGCCATTCAGTAGAGATCTGCCCACATCACCCAAAATCCTTCCtctaggcccacctccaacattggaggtcacaggtcaacatgagatttggaggggacacacgtCCAAACCATCTCAGCCACTTAATGGATATGTGGTTATAGGCATGGTTTCCTAGTtgtaaaaaggaataataaaccATAACCCCTCAATCGCAAGGCTGTTGAAAAATCGAATGACACGTAAAGATGCTAACACATAGGAGGTAATTCTGTTACCCGCgtcctccccgccccccaccagcCCCACCATGATTCTATTAAATTCCTGTGATTTCAGGTTGTTTCTGCTACCCCCACACTGTGCCAGTTCCAAAGATGGATGACGGGCATGTGACCACACCAGAAAAGGCTTCTACTTAGTGCTAAAGCAAAATCAGCTCAGTGCTGGTGGTCTTTGCTCCCTCTGCCCTCCACATTCTgcctattcttttcttcttttcccttcacAATTTCTGCCATCCTTGCAAAGAGTTAAAGATTCTAACCCTAGTCCCTGCCTTAGACTGCCACTAAAGCTTCCATATGACTTATGCAGGGAGGTGAGTTGAGCTTTGTTATCAGACAGAACTAGGTTTGAATTCAGACTTTTCCCTTTGCTAGGTAA
Coding sequences within it:
- the LOC113223303 gene encoding HEAT repeat-containing protein 6-like produces the protein IIPKFQTRACALQVLSAILEGSKQFLSVAEDTSDHRRAFTPFSVMIASSIRELHRCLLLALVAESSSQTLTQIIKCLANLVSNAPYNRLKLNLLTKVWNQIKPYIRHKDVNVRVSSLTLLGAIVSTHAPLPEVQLLLQQPCSSGLGNSNSATPHLSPPDWWKKAPAGPSLEETSVSSPKGSSEPCWLIPLCISIVVLPKEDSCSGSDAGSAAGSAYEPSPMRLEALQVLALLARGYFSMTQAYLMELGEVICKCMGEADPSIQLHGAKLLEELGTGLIQQYKPDSTVAPDQRVPVLLVVMFWTMMLNGPLPRALQNSEHPTLQASACDALSSILPEAFSSLPVM